TGTCTGAGGGTTCTGAGCAGTCTGCTTTGGGCCAACTGTACCGTCGGGGTCAGCAGAGTTCACCGTCACCGGTCCAATGTGGCTTTAAAGAGACATTCTAGACCCTCGTAGGCCCGACAGTGAGAAAGTAATAGAATAATCTGTTTTCCTTAAATGTCAGCAGGTTTGCGGCAGTTGTAATTTAACACACTTGCTCACGAGGCAACTGCTCGAATTGAAAAAGCAGCACCAGCGTGGAGTTCTagacgtgtgtttgtgcgatTCCCTGTTATATTTCTCAGGTTTGTGCACGAGGGAAACGGAAACACAGGGCGATTTGACTctaacttcttcttcttcctccctcacagACGATGCAGTTCCAGGGTCGACTGAAATTCCTGCACGGCCAAAAAAAGAAGTCAGCCTCCGGGGCGCCGATGCCCCCTCAGCTGGCTCTGTTCTGCGTCGCGGTtcccctcctgctgccctccatcaccgagatgaaaatgaagaacATGTTACTGCGTGGAAAGaacaagggaggaggaggaggaggaggaggaggagggttcaTCTCTGCTCTGGATCACGGGTGAGGGGAAACATTCACAGCAGCACTCGAGCTGAAGGGTTATTGAAATGTAGAAAGTATGAGGCCCTGGAAGCGCAGTTGTTCAAACATATGCTATTCTTATGGGATGTACACGCGTTATTTACACTTTCCGTGTAAGCCGGAGCCAAAATCGCACCTCAGGCTCAGGCCGATGCCTTTGGGATGTTGCTAATGTTAATGTTGTTCATTTCTTTTAGTCATTTTTGTCCAAAGTTGCAGCAAAAGCTTCACCCTTAATTGTCAGCCAGCAGCCTTTGGAACACGTACCTGTGGCCCATTAGAAGTTTGGATGAGTCCTCCGTCTGCTTCGCGCATCATTAAGTCAAAGCTCTGAGCCGAAGCCATGAAGCAGAGGCCTTCCACCCCCCCTGCTGTCCGCTCCCTGGCAGCAGCACCCAGCACACATTAATAACGAACGCCCGtttctgatttcattttttaaataaaaccagcGCCTCTGTCTAGGTGGGACCCCGTTAACCCCTGAGGCGAGGGCTGATTAGAGGGTCGTGTCAGTAATATTACATTTGACAGGAAGTTTAAAGCAGCTGAAACGCTGCGGACAGCAAAAGTTGCCCAACAGAAGCAGTGAAAGAGGGCGACCGCCACCACCAGGTCCTGCCTGTGGATCCTGTTTTGAAACGGTTGGAAAAGATGAGTCAGGTTGCAGCTattctctgttctctctctgtgGCGAGGAGGAAACCTTCACGTTTGAGTCACCCAGTTGATGTTTGCGCATCTGATTGGACCTCTTTTCCTTTCCAGAGGCCGTCTCGTGTTCGGCGCCGCTGTGTATTTAAGGCTTAGCTCTAGATTCCCGACTGAcctcctcctgtttctcttctcacccctttgccccccctcaCAGAAAGCACGGGGAACATCTCCACAGACACCCCttcggtggcggcggcggcggcgggatgGGCGATGTTGCAGACCCtctgctcctgtcctgtccctcccctgGTGCGTCCCAGCGCGGCCATCACACACCCTGGACCCCACTCTCCAAAGACAACCTCAAGTACCGCCCTGATGATTACTACAGCCAGGAGGAGCCACTCAATTACTGCAAGACTTCCATGGCTCCCCATAAAGGCGTCACCCCGGGCCTGGGTGGTGGCTGGCCTCTGCGGCCAAACTCCGGCCCCCTCAGAGCGGGTCAGGGAGTTGGATACGTCCCGTCTAACCGTCTGAACAGAGCAGGTCATTATGGGAAACCGTACGGCGGCAGAGGCGGCGAGGTGTTTGTCTCCAAACTCTACGGGAACGTCCAGATTCCCTCGGATCCGGATGTCTACTGCATCGACCTGGTAAAGAACGAGAACGGCTACGGCGAATGCTACGATGGCCATCCCGTCCCCGAGATGCCGCCCATTAAGGTGGAGCACGACTCGGACTCTGAGAACGGCTGCGACGTGTACGGGAGAGCCTGGGCCGGTCGCGACCCAGAGGCGCTGGAGCGGCGCTACTGCAACGGCGGGTACGCTCAAACCTCCGGCCTCCATCTCAAGTCGGAGGGAGATTACTACAACCCGCAGTACTCGCCCTGCCAGCGGGGCAAGGCGGGAATCAGCCCCCCCTACAACAACAACTACCAGAACTATGCAGTCGGCGGCCACGTGAACGGACGTCTGCTGAAGTGTGACAAAGAGCTGGGCGGCGACGCCCACTTCAGCCCCCAGCGGCTCTCCCACTCGGACTCTCTATGCAGCAACCAGCCTATCAACCTCATGGACTCGCACGTCTTCGCCCAAGAGCCTCACAAGGCGTACGCGCACCAGGACTACAACAAACACGCCGCCTATGAGTTCAAAGGGCACGGCCTGATCCATGCAATCAAACGGGAGCCCATGGACTCGCCCCCGTGGTCCGAGAGCGCCCAAAacatgagccagtccatgatGGTCGCCCCGCGGAACATTATGCCCTGCGTGATGAGCACGGGACCCCACAAGTCCAGTCCCTACGTTTATATGCCGTGAAGGTGACCGCCGCAGCAGATGAtcgcttgccccccccccccccccccccccccccctcccccttcccccggGGGTTCCGAAGCGTTTCAGGAACTTTCAGTCCCTTCTGTTTAATGAAGAGAGCACAAACACGGCTCAGGTTCTAGTGCTGTGACAATCAAAAGAACTGCTTGCGTCCCTCTGGGGGATGGAGGATTTAGCTTCGTAGACGGTTCCAAGCACTTTTGGATTGAGGCGAGCTCAGTCTCGAAACACTCTTGTTGGTTCTTTACGTCTCGTGCACGCCCAACGTttgtgacaggaaggaagagttTGCTGTAAAGGTGTACCTTGTTACTACACAGGAGATGAGGCACAGCTACTACTGGCTTCAGAGTTCCAGCGGCTAAAGGGACGAGCCCCTTTGTTTGCAgttttgcatgttttaatgCTTTAAGTGATCTACCTTTTTTTCCATGACTGCCTCCATTGTTTTCTATGCATCTTAtagccacgtgcacgtgcagggaCTGCTTGGAGCTTGAACCCTGACGGTTTGTGTTGGGAATTAGCCTGAAACGCTCTCGATGGTTCATCAGACGAATCGCAGAATCGCGGAGGAACGCGACGCTGTTCGCCGATCGATCCGATGGGTCGAGATGTGCGCGGCTGTCAGAGtgtgttggaaaaaaaaggtttatttatgAAACGAGAACAGATTTTCTCCCAGATCCCAGGTCCAACCGGCACTAAAGTGATCCCACCACTGCAGGATATTACCGATTACACACAAAACCAAACCTGAGGAAACTAAagtggtttccatgacaacaggagGCGGCGTactttattatgtttttttcttttttttttctccttctttcgGCGCATATGAGACCTCCCTATTTTTAGGTAACGAAAGTACAAATAATACAGATTAGTGTCGTTTACGTGGACGTTCATGTGTCGTCTGGATCCGTGTCTATGGCAACAGCATTTCAACCCGTCTGGCCACacatctccacttcctgtgttggCTGACGCCATCGGGCCTTGTCGTCACACTcagtattttgtttttgcacaaaTTAAGTCAAAGCACCAAATTAATTGAGTTGATTGAAGCTATTGTGGTAGTTTCTAAATTGCACTACTGGGAGTAGTTTTCAGTTAAAGTTCAGCCTTGCCAGAAAAGTTTTTGTATTTGAGTCGACACGCACAAATGTACATGTGTCACTGTTCCTGGATTTAGTCTtgatttctctctgtgtgtgttcatttcaaTAAATGTTTGAAGCTCCGTATTTATTGTAAGAAGCGAAAAATGCATAATTTAAAAAGTTTAGTTTTGAAGGCTTTTCTGTTCCTCTGATTTAAGTCAACTTTTCTTgctaccttttttttaaaatatttgttttaaaagagaaaaaaaatgtcagatttgTCTCATGGAGGACGTAGCTGCAAGGTAGCAAACACAGTGTACATATGCAGTGACTTCAAATGTTTCTACGTGGTTTTTGCAAATGAATCTTATCTATTAAAGAAAATACTTTTCTTTGTATGGACATTTGGGGtgtggtggttttttttctcctctcagcgCCCAGAAAAGATGAGAAAAGCTCAACACTTGAATCTATGAAGGGTTACAGACGGCCTGCAGGCGTCGTGACGTTGATTTGTTTCCTTTATAATAATTCTAATAGTTGTACCGCTCCACTAACGTCATCGCTCATTGGTCGGCTGTCCTCCTCACATATTTGGCTCCTCAGTAGCTTCTGAATTTTTCCCTTTATAGCCTAAAGTCTCCCTTCTGATTCATGATAAATCCTCAGGATGCAGAGCATCTGTTGCTACGGTGCCTGTCTGTGGGCTGTCTGTGGTGGGAGTGCAGGCCGTGGACAGAGGAGACCAGACAGAGACACGAGAGCTGCTGACCTCCGGTTGAAGCTTGACCTCCGCTCCACCACAGGGTTAAAACACTGATGCTCAGTATCCGCCCCTCCTTAATCTGGGAGCTCTTTTCATTTGGATCttaacacaaaaacaagaagcTGAACTGAAAGAAATTCTGAATCTGAGCTTCTCGAATAACTAAACAAAAGGATAATAAATGACTGAACATGCGCGCGACTCAACCGCC
This portion of the Takifugu rubripes unplaced genomic scaffold, fTakRub1.2, whole genome shotgun sequence genome encodes:
- the LOC115246413 gene encoding uncharacterized protein; this encodes PNNHHYTGINQHPPLFWRTCYIHGAHDHDPSGRLHVRGQEEEEAHPKQKPNPSNEKTNPSKRHRDRLNAELDRLASLLPFPPDVISKLDKLSVLRLAVSYLRVKSFFQVNHDKTSRKHISSPAASNPDQRKESLPLGGAVNESSLLLESLTGFALVVSSDGMVFYASSTIVDYLGFHQTDVMHQNVFDYIHIDDRQEFRRQLHWAMCPPQNQASSTHQDSQLAGGTGEDYVVSNLFHSTEAGGIPPELSGFLNRSFIARVRCLLDSTSGFLTMQFQGRLKFLHGQKKKSASGAPMPPQLALFCVAVPLLLPSITEMKMKNMLLRGKNKGGGGGGGGGGFISALDHGKHGEHLHRHPFGGGGGGGMGDVADPLLLSCPSPGASQRGHHTPWTPLSKDNLKYRPDDYYSQEEPLNYCKTSMAPHKGVTPGLGGGWPLRPNSGPLRAGQGVGYVPSNRLNRAGHYGKPYGGRGGEVFVSKLYGNVQIPSDPDVYCIDLVKNENGYGECYDGHPVPEMPPIKVEHDSDSENGCDVYGRAWAGRDPEALERRYCNGGYAQTSGLHLKSEGDYYNPQYSPCQRGKAGISPPYNNNYQNYAVGGHVNGRLLKCDKELGGDAHFSPQRLSHSDSLCSNQPINLMDSHVFAQEPHKAYAHQDYNKHAAYEFKGHGLIHAIKREPMDSPPWSESAQNMSQSMMVAPRNIMPCVMSTGPHKSSPYVYMP